agatagatagatagatggatatatagaaaaatagacagacagacatacagacagacagacagatagttaGACACAGACAAACACTAATACAGACAGGTTTGCAGACGGAAAAACTCGCAAGCTTGCATAGGCACAGACTATTagatataaatgtatgtcttGCAAAGGATTGATTGGTTGATACAAGGATTGCAATACATTTGCAGATACACCAGATGTAAACATAGAGAGCGAAGCATCGAAAATAAAGGAAGGAGAAACAGCGAAATTAACATGTAGAATAGAGTCAAACCCGGAGGCGACGGTCCACAACTGGACGAAAGATGGCGTTATCGTGTCTACAGGCTTAAACCTTACGATTGGAAATGCCCGACGGCTCGATTCTGGTCTCTACGAGTGCATTGCTGTTAATACGTTCTACGATGGAACGACAGGAGTAGCATACTATAGGACGGAACTAAGTGTTCAATGTACGTCtgaaaatttatatatatatataatatatatatatatatatatatatatatatatatatatatatatatatacatatatagtaTAAAGATGTCCTTGCTTGAAATTTCACTGCTCTATGATATAATCAGCGAGTTATGTAACACGAATTACTTCAAGAGATTTGCGTTTATAATACCAAGTAATTGGAGTGCATTTAACAGCAAAAAAAAGACATACTTttatgatcagtgtttgtaaaTATGATGTGTCTGATgttgactttcaatttacagatttCCCAAACGTTACTGTTGATGAGAAACTGGTGAAAATTAAGGAAGGTGGAAATGCAACCTTGAAATGTGAAATTGATTCCAACCCGGAAGTCACTTTCCATAACTGGACCAAGGATGGCGCTGTCCTGTCTACATATCTGACCCATACCATCGGGAACGTCAACCGGCTTGACTCTGGGTTGTACACGTGTATTGCTGGCAACACTTTGTACGATGGAACCACAGGAATATCAAACAGTACAGCCGAATTGAGCGTTGAATGTATGGATTCACATTTTACTACATCTCTGATTTACTTTTCCTTATTTATGAATATctcaaaagtttcattgattGATTCAATAATTTCCAATCTTGGAGCAAACAAAATCGGAATTAGCCACTAGGAATAGAGTAAACGAGACAAACTACCGGTAGATTTATTTCCTGtgcagaaaacaaaacaatgtaaagTATTTGATTTGTGGAGATTTGCTCAGCGTTGAAAAGCTCCAGGTGCGAGAAGACACTTACCGTATTGTTAATAAGtggaaaatatttgcaaaaggCAAACGCAGGTTTTAATTATCCGACAGGCTAAGATCAACTTCACCTTCTTTGCCATGCATTGAAACAGATCTCCGAGGTATTTGTTGTTCTAAGGTGCTCCGTCGACCCGGAAGGAATGATAAAGTACAGACTTTGACACTGATATTGTGTCAAAATGATGAGAAATACCAGTTCAGTTTCATTACAATAAACCACAATGCAATGTTGAATACACAGGAATTTGTTATCCAATGGATTGTCAATAGATTGTTGATAACGACTTTATTATGAGTAACATTGCCCGTTTTATTAGTTAAGTAAATCGACAGCATTTCTGCTACGACGATCAAGACTAGTCGAGAAACAGGAATAAAATAGGCAGAAACATCCGAGAGCATTTTGCTGTGAGTTCAAGAAAGTATTTCCGATTGATAAATACATATTTCATGGGACGTTTATTGTCAACAGATTTAGCTGTCACAGAAAGCCATGGACCATCCGGCGCAGTCGTAGAAGGTGTAAACAAAACCATGATTAGGTGTACCGTGACTGACGGGGTACCTGATCCACATACCATCACGCTGTTCCACGTGAATGAAACGGTGAACCGGGTCGACAGCACTGAAAGCCCGAACGGGGTCACGAGCCACACCTTTGACCTCGGGGTCACGCAGCGCTGGCACAACGGCAGCTACTACTGTGAAACCAAAACAAGATTCGAGGACAACAGCGAGGAAAGTGAAATATCTGACGAAATATCGGTGATCGTTCACTGTGAGTACCCCATAcatcacggttactctacccaagAGTAAGAAAAGAGTAGTAATGCATACATAGCCTTTTTTCCGTCTTCCCACAATGTATTGCTTTTACCGTAATAAGCATCGTATACACACTCAAAGCAACAAAATTTGTGCTGTATAACGGTTAGTTATACATTaatgacagaaatttgcaaTACCAGAAAAGGCCTCGTGTATTGTATCCATCGGCGATGAAAATAGAGGGCAGGGTTTAACTGCCATAGTATTTTATAGGTAACATATCCTGCGTATACAACGTTGCATGAGTAacgctttgtataccctagCGCGCACTGCATCACGGAACCGGCAAAATAACTATTGATACGTAAGAATAGCAAGGCAAGTATCTATATCGCAAAGTAGATTATTGCACCGAGTGGTGACCAAGTGTGTTACTCATTGTAATACACGCGTTTCCAATCAGaatacatgtgattttacacgccataaaatttgacaatcAGGCGGCCATTAGCGTCACGAACTAGATGATAACTACCCAAACACCTATACACAGATTTCCTTTTACACACTCCCCTACCAAAACTGATGTCCCTTTACAAAGATCGGAGTAGGTTACCGACGCCTAATGCAAGCTACTGGCAAACGATGTTTAAATCAATCGGATTCACCGATACACTGCTGATGATTTGGATATCCATGACAGTAAAAATAGTGTAGGAAAAACCATATCTAGTTTTAGCATGATAGGGCACAACTATCATTCTCTTGTTAATCGTTAAGATACAATTACACTTGCATGTCTCTGCTTGTTGTTTGCCCTTTGAAGACAAACCAACCATCACAAGTACCGACGAAACCATCTTCGTTAGGGAGGGATCACGCGCAACTCTCACCTGCACAGCAGAGGCTTACCCGGGAGCTGACATAACGTGGATGAAAGTCGGCAAAACCCTGGATGTGGGAACAGATAGCAGTACATACGTTATTCAAGCCGTCACTGAAGACAATGCCGGGGAGTACATCTGCAAAGCAGAAAATGATATTGGAACTGATCAACTTATAGTTAGAGTCAGCATAACAACACCGGTCGAGAAAGCTGCCCTTAAAGAACGTAAGAAAATATGGAATACTTAAGAatattgttgttattttcaaaagtatgtatgtatgtatgtatgtatgtatgtatgtatgtatgtatgtatgtatgtatgtatgtatgtatgtatgtatgtatgtatgtatgtatgtatgtatgtatgtatgtatgtatgtatgtatgtatgtatgtatgtatgtatgtatgtatgtatgtatgtatgtatgtatgtatgtatgtatgtatgtgggtacgGAAGTGTGTATTTATTCAGGCTTATCTCTCTCCGTTCACTAATTTAATTTGCTTATTCACCCAACAAAGCACTCAACTATACCCTGGTGATACTCGCTGCAGTTCCAGTTATAATACTGTCCATAATCATCATAACTTTCCTGGTTGTAAAGGCGCTACGATCAGGTAAGTAACATCTGTCTCTCTGAGTTACTACGATCAGGTAAGTTATATCTTCCTCTCTAAGTTACTCACCGTTTCAGTTTTTAGGTTGCGTGCCGATGGTGGCCAAGAATAGTTTGTCCTGATGATAGACAACAAATTATGTAGCATTATTTTAACATTCATTTGTATGCTATCAGACaaaaaattcatacattttttataACTTCGATAAGGATCTTCCCAAAGAAGCCGTACGTGTATAGCGACTAGAGAAAATACCTAGGCGAAGTACTACGTCTTTTAAGCCTTCTATTAGAAATGGTTTTCCATAGGTTTGGGGCAGTGCTAGTATCGACCTTCAACTGTGCTGTAATttacaaatgacattttcatattcAATTTGTTTCCGTATTTTCTTTTCCCGCAGGGAAATTACATGTCAAACAGTAAGTAAAGAACATCCAGTTTAAATGTGATAGTTCCCTATTCaattatactgaaatattcagtttaaggtagatcgcacctcgaaagtgaaatacttcaactttgctcaaactttcgttaaggaatctttcaaccgttaCTTTTCAATCGACCATAAAA
This window of the Ptychodera flava strain L36383 unplaced genomic scaffold, AS_Pfla_20210202 Scaffold_66__1_contigs__length_654902_pilon, whole genome shotgun sequence genome carries:
- the LOC139128721 gene encoding B-cell receptor CD22-like translates to MRINSNPEVNYHNWTKDGVVLSTELNYTIFDANRLHSGFYQCVAGNTLSDGTTGMSSSMAELDVQYTPDVNIESEASKIKEGETAKLTCRIESNPEATVHNWTKDGVIVSTGLNLTIGNARRLDSGLYECIAVNTFYDGTTGVAYYRTELSVQYFPNVTVDEKLVKIKEGGNATLKCEIDSNPEVTFHNWTKDGAVLSTYLTHTIGNVNRLDSGLYTCIAGNTLYDGTTGISNSTAELSVEYLAVTESHGPSGAVVEGVNKTMIRCTVTDGVPDPHTITLFHVNETVNRVDSTESPNGVTSHTFDLGVTQRWHNGSYYCETKTRFEDNSEESEISDEISVIVHYKPTITSTDETIFVREGSRATLTCTAEAYPGADITWMKVGKTLDVGTDSSTYVIQAVTEDNAGEYICKAENDIGTDQLIVRVSITTPVEKAALKEPLNYTLVILAAVPVIILSIIIITFLVVKALRSGKLHVKQVPYENHFYIHPDAGNTHFVGTVEMRY